The following proteins are encoded in a genomic region of Cercospora beticola chromosome 8, complete sequence:
- a CDS encoding uncharacterized protein (antiSMASH:Cluster_1) gives MAQREKGGRVVFIGNIPYGVSEEQIMDIFGRAGQVVNFRLVYDKETGQPKGFGFLEYTDTDAAASAVRNLNEYDLGGRTLRVDYSNDNRSTNNSNQNQNQDNNRAPPPFNMNGQPPPRPDPSALPPLPPGTDLPPGVTAFDAISQTLRAYPTQNLIDFISQAKVLCNTNPGQASALFTQAPQLAYATFQALTLLDLVDANVVQQLIATFPQAAQSAHAPPVQAPPAMPPQGMPPGYPPQPQYQAGYPPQGQPPMPPLPQGYPPGYGAQPGYAPTPPQQPAYQPPPQQAPPAQPAPAAPAGISPEQLEALFTMPRETVMALEPTMRQQIINLRAAYGRPV, from the exons ATGGCGCAACGAGAGAAAGGCGGCCgtgtcgtcttcatcggaAACATCCCATATGGAGTAAGTGAAGAGCAGATTATGGACATCTTCGGGCGCGCGGGGCAGGTCGTCAACTTCCGCTTGGTCTATGATAAGGAGACGGGCCAACCGAAGGGTTTTGGGTTTTTGGAGTACACAGACACAGATGCGGCGGCATCTGCAGTGCGGAATCTGAACGAGTATGATCTAGGAGGGAGGACGCTGCGGGTGGACTACAGCAACGACAACCGGAGCACGAATAATTCCAATCAGAACCAGAATCAAGACAACAACCGCGCCCCTCCACCTTTCAACATGAACG GTCAGCCACCGCCGCGACCTGATCCATCTGCGCTTCCTCCGCTCCCGCCAGGAACGGACCTGCCGCCTGGAGTCACTGCGTTCGATGCCATCAGTCAGACTTTGAGAGCCTACCCGACGCAAAACCTCATCGATTTCATCAGCCAGGCCAAGGTCCTCTGCAATACCAATCCAGGCCAAGCCAGCGCGCTCTTCACACAAGCACCTCAGCTTGCCTACGCCACCTTTCAAGCTTTGACGCTTCTTGACTTGGTCGATGCCAATGTCGTGCAGCAACTCATCGCGACATTTCCGCAGGCCGCTCAGTCTGCACATGCACCGCCAGTGCAAGCCCCTCCTGCGATGCCACCACAAGGAATGCCACCAGGATATCCTCCGCAGCCCCAATATCAAGCAGGTTATCCACCTCAAGGTCAACCCCCAATGCCGCCCCTTCCGCAAGGCTACCCGCCAGGATATGGTGCGCAGCCTGGCTATGCACCCACCCCACCTCAGCAACCTGCGTATCAGCCTCCGCCGCAACAGgctcctccagctcagcCCGCCCCAGCTGCTCCAGCAGGCATATCTCCGGAACAGCTTGAAGCACTGTTTACGATGCCCAGAGAGACGGTCATGGCACTGGAGCCCACCATGCGGCAACAAATCATCAACCTGCGAGCGGCGTACGGCAGACCGGTCTGA